A genome region from Tolypothrix sp. PCC 7712 includes the following:
- the psbC gene encoding photosystem II reaction center protein CP43, which translates to MVTLSNRSAVLGGGRDIESTGFAWWSGNARLINLSGKLLGAHVAHAGLIVFWAGAMTLFEVAHFIPEKPMYEQGLILLPHLATLGWGVGAGGEVIDTFPYFVAGVLHLISSAVLGFGGIYHAVRGPETLEEYSSFFGYDWKDKNKMTNIIGFHLIILGCGALLLVLKAMFFGGVYDTWAPGGGDVRVITNPTLNPAIIFGYLIKSPFGGEGWIVSVDNMEDVIGGHIWIAFICIAGGIWHIFTKPFAWSRRASIWSGEAYLSYSLGALSLMGFIASCMVWYNNTVYPSEFYGPTGPEASQAQALTFLIRDQRLGANVGSAQGPTGLGKYLMRSPSGEIIFGGETMRFWDFRGPWLEPLRGPNGLDLNKIKNDIQPWQARRAAEYMTHAPLGSLNSVGGVATEINSFNYVSPRAWLATSHFVLGFFFLIGHLWHAGRARAAAGGFEKGIDRENEPAMSMTELD; encoded by the coding sequence GTGGTAACGCTCTCTAATAGATCGGCCGTCCTGGGCGGTGGACGCGACATAGAATCAACAGGTTTTGCCTGGTGGTCTGGTAACGCTCGTTTAATTAACCTATCTGGCAAACTGCTTGGTGCTCACGTTGCCCATGCTGGTTTGATCGTATTCTGGGCTGGAGCAATGACTTTGTTTGAAGTCGCTCACTTCATCCCTGAAAAGCCTATGTACGAGCAAGGCTTAATCTTGTTACCTCACCTCGCTACCTTAGGATGGGGCGTTGGTGCAGGTGGCGAAGTCATCGATACCTTCCCATACTTTGTTGCTGGTGTACTTCACCTGATTTCCTCAGCAGTACTAGGTTTTGGCGGTATTTATCACGCCGTTCGTGGCCCAGAAACCTTAGAAGAATATTCTTCTTTCTTTGGTTATGACTGGAAAGATAAGAACAAGATGACCAACATCATCGGCTTCCACCTAATCATCTTAGGATGCGGTGCGCTGTTGTTGGTGCTGAAAGCAATGTTCTTCGGTGGTGTTTATGACACTTGGGCACCTGGTGGTGGTGATGTTCGCGTTATCACTAACCCTACACTGAACCCAGCCATTATCTTTGGTTATCTGATCAAGTCTCCTTTTGGTGGTGAAGGCTGGATCGTGAGCGTCGATAACATGGAAGATGTTATTGGTGGTCACATCTGGATTGCCTTCATCTGTATTGCTGGTGGTATTTGGCACATTTTCACCAAGCCTTTCGCTTGGTCACGTCGTGCATCCATCTGGTCTGGTGAAGCTTACCTCTCCTACAGCTTGGGCGCTCTGTCCTTGATGGGCTTCATTGCTTCCTGTATGGTTTGGTACAACAACACCGTGTACCCCAGCGAGTTCTACGGCCCTACTGGCCCTGAAGCTTCACAAGCTCAAGCTTTAACCTTCTTGATTCGTGACCAACGCTTAGGTGCTAACGTCGGTTCTGCTCAAGGCCCCACTGGTCTAGGTAAATATCTGATGCGCTCTCCTAGTGGTGAAATCATCTTTGGTGGTGAAACCATGCGCTTCTGGGATTTCCGTGGCCCTTGGTTAGAGCCTCTACGTGGCCCTAACGGTCTTGACTTAAACAAAATCAAGAACGATATTCAGCCTTGGCAAGCTCGTCGTGCTGCTGAATACATGACCCACGCTCCTCTGGGTTCTTTGAACTCTGTAGGTGGTGTAGCAACAGAAATCAACTCCTTCAACTATGTATCTCCTCGTGCATGGTTGGCAACTTCTCACTTCGTTTTAGGTTTCTTCTTCCTTATTGGTCACTTGTGGCACGCTGGTCGCGCTAGAGCAGCAGCAGGTGGTTTTGAGAAAGGTATTGACCGTGAGAATGAGCCAGCAATGTCTATGACAGAACTTGACTAG
- the psbD gene encoding photosystem II D2 protein (photosystem q(a) protein), translating into MTIAVGRAPSRGWFDVLDDWLKRDRFVFVGWSGILLFPCAFLALGGWLTGTTFVTSWYTHGLASSYLEGCNFITVAVSTPADSLGHSLLLLWGPEAQGDFTRWCQLGGLWTFVALHGAFGLIGFMLRQFEIARLVGIRPYNALAFSAPIAVFVSVFLMYPLGQSSWFFAPSFGVAGIFRFILFVQGFHNFTLNPFHMMGVAGVLGGALLCAIHGATVENTLFEDGEAANTFRAFNPTQSEETYSMVTANRFWSQIFGIAFSNKRWLHFFMLFVPVTGLWMAAVGIVGIALNLRAYDFVSQELRAAEDPEFETFYTKNILLNEGIRAWMAPQDQPHEQFVFPEEVLPRGNAL; encoded by the coding sequence ATGACCATCGCAGTTGGGCGCGCCCCCAGTAGAGGGTGGTTTGACGTTCTAGACGACTGGTTGAAGCGCGATCGCTTTGTATTCGTAGGTTGGTCAGGGATATTGTTATTCCCCTGCGCTTTCCTAGCATTAGGCGGTTGGCTCACAGGCACAACCTTTGTCACGTCATGGTACACCCACGGTTTAGCATCTTCTTATTTAGAAGGCTGTAACTTTATCACAGTAGCTGTATCCACCCCAGCCGATAGTTTGGGACATTCCCTGTTACTGCTGTGGGGGCCAGAAGCACAAGGAGACTTCACCCGTTGGTGTCAACTCGGGGGGTTATGGACATTCGTGGCGCTACACGGAGCCTTTGGCTTAATTGGCTTCATGTTACGGCAGTTTGAAATTGCCCGTCTAGTAGGAATCCGCCCCTATAACGCCTTGGCATTCTCTGCACCGATTGCAGTGTTTGTCAGCGTGTTCTTGATGTACCCCTTGGGACAATCAAGCTGGTTCTTTGCACCCAGCTTTGGAGTAGCAGGAATTTTCCGCTTCATCCTGTTTGTACAAGGATTCCATAACTTCACCCTCAACCCCTTCCACATGATGGGAGTAGCAGGTGTGTTGGGTGGAGCATTGCTGTGTGCGATTCACGGAGCGACAGTCGAAAATACCCTGTTTGAAGATGGTGAAGCTGCGAACACCTTCCGCGCCTTCAACCCCACCCAATCAGAAGAAACCTACTCAATGGTGACTGCAAACCGTTTCTGGTCACAGATTTTCGGGATTGCCTTCTCCAACAAACGCTGGTTACACTTCTTCATGCTGTTTGTGCCAGTCACAGGTCTGTGGATGGCAGCAGTGGGCATCGTCGGTATCGCTCTCAACCTGCGGGCTTACGACTTCGTATCACAGGAATTGCGGGCGGCTGAAGACCCAGAATTTGAAACATTCTATACCAAAAACATTTTGCTGAACGAGGGTATCCGCGCTTGGATGGCTCCTCAAGATCAGCCCCACGAACAATTTGTATTCCCTGAGGAGGTATTACCTCGTGGTAACGCTCTCTAA
- a CDS encoding photosystem I assembly protein Ycf4, protein MTASTINKGNSPNGDRSATSVLKQNVLGSRRFSNYWWATIVTLGATGFVLAGISSYLKVNLLIVTDPTQLVFVPQGLVMGLYGAAGLLLALYLWLVILWDVGGGYNEFNQETGKIKIFRNGFPGKNRRIELESPLQDAQSVQISIKEGLNPRRVLYLRVKGRRDIPLTRVGQPLSLTELETQGAELARFLGVPLEGL, encoded by the coding sequence ATGACGGCATCAACAATTAACAAAGGCAATTCGCCTAATGGCGATCGCTCGGCTACAAGTGTCCTGAAGCAAAACGTTCTCGGTTCTCGTCGGTTTAGCAACTACTGGTGGGCAACTATCGTTACCTTAGGAGCTACAGGCTTTGTATTAGCTGGAATATCCAGCTATCTAAAAGTTAATTTACTCATAGTTACCGATCCAACACAACTAGTTTTTGTGCCCCAAGGTTTAGTTATGGGGTTATACGGCGCTGCTGGTCTGCTTTTAGCCTTATACCTGTGGTTAGTAATTCTATGGGATGTAGGCGGTGGATATAACGAATTTAACCAGGAAACAGGCAAGATTAAAATTTTTCGCAATGGATTTCCTGGCAAAAACCGTCGTATTGAGCTTGAAAGCCCCTTACAAGACGCTCAATCTGTGCAAATATCCATCAAAGAAGGTTTGAATCCTCGTCGCGTCCTCTATCTACGTGTGAAAGGTCGCAGAGACATTCCTTTAACTAGAGTCGGTCAACCTTTATCTCTCACAGAGCTAGAAACTCAAGGCGCAGAGTTAGCCCGTTTCTTGGGTGTACCTCTAGAAGGTTTGTAA
- a CDS encoding peptidylprolyl isomerase produces the protein MRLKFPQFLVALLIVGTLILGGCSTQQNASNASSTSAATSTATETSSKTSTEATSVSQTTSESIPGMNDLPRLEGKATVVMTVNGAPITIEVDGTNAPITAGNFVDLVQKGVYDGSVFHRVVRDPQPFVVQGGDPQSKDPSVPANRLGTGGYIDPKTKNERYIPLEIKPKGAAEPIYGKTITQPPALNHKQGAVAMARSQQPNSASSQFYFALADLGFLDGNYAVFGNVTSGFEVVNKIKQGDRIESAKVTQGAENLKTPG, from the coding sequence ATGCGGTTAAAATTTCCACAATTTTTGGTTGCTCTTTTGATTGTTGGGACGTTGATTTTGGGTGGATGTTCAACACAGCAAAATGCTTCTAATGCTTCTTCTACCTCAGCAGCTACCTCAACAGCAACTGAGACAAGCAGCAAGACAAGCACTGAAGCAACGTCTGTATCACAAACTACTAGCGAGAGTATTCCTGGAATGAATGATTTACCACGGCTCGAAGGTAAGGCTACTGTGGTGATGACGGTGAACGGCGCACCAATTACTATCGAAGTAGATGGCACTAATGCCCCAATTACAGCGGGTAACTTCGTAGATTTAGTGCAAAAGGGCGTGTATGATGGTTCAGTTTTCCATCGAGTGGTACGCGATCCCCAACCATTTGTCGTTCAAGGGGGCGATCCACAAAGTAAAGATCCAAGCGTTCCAGCAAATAGGCTAGGGACAGGTGGCTATATTGACCCCAAAACTAAGAATGAGCGCTATATACCCTTAGAAATTAAGCCCAAGGGTGCAGCAGAACCAATTTACGGTAAGACTATTACTCAGCCTCCTGCCTTGAATCATAAACAAGGTGCAGTGGCAATGGCCCGATCGCAGCAACCAAACTCTGCATCTTCCCAGTTTTACTTTGCCTTAGCAGATCTAGGCTTTTTAGATGGAAACTATGCTGTGTTTGGCAATGTAACCAGCGGCTTTGAGGTAGTAAATAAAATAAAGCAAGGCGATCGCATCGAATCTGCTAAAGTCACCCAAGGCGCAGAAAACTTAAAAACTCCTGGTTAA
- a CDS encoding beta-ketoacyl-ACP synthase: MTNFKSQIPSPKLVKVVVTGIGLVSALGDSLEASWQNLIAGKSGIKLHQPFPEIEAFPLGLIAEQPAPLEKLTQSVVAAALKDAGLSSPLPDCAVVIGSSRAYQAAWERLAQQMYASDRLSSPLHTREMENWLNSLPHMNAIAAARQIGATGSVLAPMTACATGIWAIAQATMLLQTGQYQRAIAGAVEAPITPLTLAGFQQMGALAKTGAYPFDLQREGFVLGEGAAVFVLESAALAKQRQAKIYGEILGFSLLNDAYHGNAPEPEAKSAIASIKQCLERSYLTPADIDYIHAHGTATQLNDRMESIAIERVFPQKVAMSSTKGSTGHTLGASGALGVAFSLLALQNQILPPCVGLQQPEFNLNLVKTARHHHIQSALCFSFGFGGQNAVVALGK, translated from the coding sequence ATGACAAATTTCAAATCCCAAATCCCAAGTCCCAAATTGGTTAAGGTTGTTGTCACTGGTATTGGTCTAGTTTCTGCTTTAGGAGACAGCTTAGAGGCTAGTTGGCAGAATTTAATTGCAGGTAAATCTGGAATTAAATTACATCAACCTTTCCCAGAAATAGAAGCATTTCCTCTAGGGTTGATTGCTGAACAACCAGCACCATTAGAAAAGCTGACGCAGTCGGTTGTGGCTGCGGCTTTAAAAGATGCTGGGTTATCATCTCCTTTACCTGATTGTGCTGTCGTGATTGGTTCAAGTCGTGCTTATCAAGCGGCTTGGGAAAGACTGGCGCAGCAAATGTACGCAAGCGATCGCCTTTCATCTCCCTTACACACAAGGGAGATGGAAAATTGGTTAAATAGTTTACCGCACATGAATGCGATCGCCGCAGCTAGACAAATTGGTGCAACTGGGAGTGTTTTAGCACCAATGACTGCTTGTGCTACAGGAATCTGGGCGATCGCCCAAGCTACTATGCTATTGCAAACAGGACAATATCAAAGAGCGATCGCTGGAGCCGTGGAAGCACCGATTACACCTCTAACTTTGGCTGGGTTTCAGCAAATGGGCGCTTTAGCAAAAACTGGCGCTTATCCTTTTGATTTGCAACGTGAAGGCTTTGTTTTAGGAGAAGGCGCAGCGGTATTTGTGCTGGAATCAGCAGCATTAGCCAAGCAGCGACAAGCCAAAATTTATGGGGAAATCCTAGGTTTTAGCTTACTGAACGATGCATATCATGGTAATGCTCCAGAACCAGAAGCTAAAAGCGCGATCGCATCCATCAAGCAATGCTTAGAGCGTAGTTATCTCACACCAGCAGATATTGATTATATTCACGCTCATGGCACAGCAACACAGCTAAACGATCGCATGGAGAGCATCGCGATCGAGCGGGTGTTTCCCCAAAAAGTTGCGATGAGTTCAACTAAAGGAAGCACAGGCCACACTCTCGGCGCTTCTGGAGCCTTAGGTGTAGCTTTTTCACTCCTAGCTTTGCAAAACCAAATTTTGCCCCCTTGTGTCGGATTGCAGCAGCCAGAATTTAATTTAAATCTCGTAAAAACCGCTCGTCACCATCACATTCAGTCTGCCCTTTGTTTCAGTTTTGGCTTTGGCGGTCAAAATGCAGTAGTAGCTTTAGGGAAATAA